From the genome of Ectobacillus sp. JY-23, one region includes:
- the rpsL gene encoding 30S ribosomal protein S12, which yields MPTINQLVRKGRTDKVWKSKSPALNKGFNSLKKKSTDISAPQKRGVCTRVGTMTPKKPNSALRKYARVRLTNGIEVTAYIPGIGHNLQEHSVVLIRGGRVKDLPGVRYHIVRGALDTAGVNNRAQGRSKYGTKRPKVKK from the coding sequence ATGCCTACTATTAACCAATTAGTCAGAAAAGGTCGTACTGATAAAGTATGGAAATCCAAATCACCAGCGTTGAACAAAGGTTTCAACTCTTTGAAGAAAAAATCAACTGATATCTCTGCACCACAAAAACGTGGCGTATGTACTCGTGTTGGTACAATGACTCCAAAGAAACCAAACTCCGCGTTGCGTAAATATGCTCGTGTGCGTTTGACAAATGGTATTGAGGTTACTGCTTACATTCCTGGTATCGGACATAACCTACAAGAACACAGTGTAGTACTAATTCGCGGTGGTCGTGTAAAAGACTTACCAGGGGTACGTTACCACATCGTTCGCGGTGCGCTTGACACAGCTGGTGTTAACAATCGTGCACAAGGCCGTTCTAAATATGGTACTAAGAGACCAAAAGTTAAAAAATAA
- the rpsG gene encoding 30S ribosomal protein S7 has product MPRKGPVAKRDVLPDPLYNSKLVTRLINKMMIDGKKGTSQAILYNAFDIVRDRSGKDPMEVFEQALKNIMPVLEVRARRVGGANYQVPVEVRPERRTTLGLRWLVNYARLRGEKTMEERLANEILDAANNAGASVKKREDTHKMAEANKAFAHYRW; this is encoded by the coding sequence ATGCCTCGTAAAGGACCTGTTGCAAAAAGAGACGTATTACCAGATCCGCTTTACAACTCTAAACTTGTTACTCGCTTAATCAACAAAATGATGATTGACGGTAAAAAAGGTACATCCCAAGCTATTCTTTATAACGCGTTTGATATCGTACGCGATCGCTCGGGTAAAGATCCAATGGAAGTATTTGAACAAGCTCTTAAGAACATCATGCCAGTTCTTGAAGTTCGTGCTCGTCGTGTCGGCGGTGCTAACTACCAAGTTCCTGTAGAAGTTCGCCCGGAGCGTCGTACTACTCTAGGTCTTCGTTGGTTAGTTAACTACGCTCGTCTTCGTGGTGAAAAAACTATGGAAGAGCGTCTAGCTAACGAAATCCTTGATGCAGCGAACAACGCTGGTGCATCTGTTAAGAAGCGTGAGGACACTCACAAAATGGCAGAAGCAAACAAAGCGTTTGCTCATTACCGTTGGTAA
- the rpoC gene encoding DNA-directed RNA polymerase subunit beta', whose product MIDVNNFEYMKIGLASPDKIRSWSHGEVKKPETINYRTLKPEKDGLFCERIFGPTKDWECHCGKYKRVRYKGVVCDRCGVEVTRAKVRRERMGHIELAAPVSHIWYFKGIPSRMGLVLDMSPRALEEIIYFASYVVTESGDTPLDKKQLLSEKEYRAYRERYGNTFQASMGAEAIKKLLQDIDLDKEVDYLKEELKTAQGQRRTRAIKRLEVLEAFRGSGNEPSWMVLDVLPVIPPELRPMVQLDGGRFATSDLNDLYRRVINRNNRLKRLLDLGAPSIIVQNEKRMLQEAVDALIDNGRRGRPVTGPGNRPLKSLSHMLKGKQGRFRQNLLGKRVDYSGRSVIVVGPNLKMYQCGLPKEMALELFKPFVMKELVEKGLAHNIKSAKRKIERVQPEVWDVLESVIKEHPVLLNRAPTLHRLGIQAFEPTLVEGRAIRLHPLVCTAYNADFDGDQMAVHVPLSSEAQAEARLLMLAAQNILNPKDGKPVVTPSQDMVLGNYYLTLEREGAVGEGMVFKDTNEALLAYHNGYVHLHTRVAVAAGSLDNETFTEEQRGMLLLTTVGKLIFNEILPTSFPYINEPTKDNLERETPAKYFVPKGADIKAIIAEREEVAPFKKKILGNIIAEVFKRFKITETSRMLDRMKNLGFRYSTKAGITVGVADIVVLGEKEEILREAQAKVDTVTKQFRRGLITEEERYDRVITIWSNAKDVIQGKLMKSLNKRNPIFMMSDSGARGNASNFTQLAGMRGLMANPSGRIIELPIKSSFREGLTVLEYFISTHGARKGLADTALKTADSGYLTRRLVDVAQDVIVREDDCGTDRGLLVRAIKEGNEVIESLYDRLVGRFARKTIKHPGTHEVLVAENELITEDLATVVVEAGVEEVHIRSAFTCNTRHGVCKKCYGRNLATGTDVEVGEAVGIIAAQSIGEPGTQLTMRTFHTGGVAGDDITQGLPRIQELFEARNPKGQAVISEIDGVVSAINDVKDRQEVIIQGDVESRPYVIPYGARLKVAEGQQIMRGQELTEGSIDPKELLKVKDITAVQEYLLREVQKVYRMQGVEIGDKHVEVMVRQMLRKVRVMDAGDTDVLPGTLLDIHQFTDANAKVLLEGKQPATARPVLLGITKASLETDSFLSAASFQETTRVLTDAAIKGKRDELLGLKENVIIGKLVPAGTGMSRYRKVELTKTSAEDETLENTEVYVES is encoded by the coding sequence TTGATAGATGTAAACAACTTTGAATATATGAAGATTGGACTTGCTTCACCTGACAAGATCCGTTCTTGGTCACATGGTGAAGTTAAGAAACCTGAAACGATTAACTACCGTACATTAAAGCCTGAAAAAGACGGTTTGTTCTGCGAGCGCATTTTCGGTCCTACAAAGGACTGGGAATGCCATTGTGGAAAATACAAACGCGTGCGCTACAAAGGTGTTGTATGTGATCGCTGTGGCGTTGAAGTTACTCGTGCAAAAGTACGTCGCGAGCGTATGGGTCACATTGAGCTAGCTGCTCCTGTTTCTCACATTTGGTACTTCAAGGGTATTCCGAGCCGTATGGGTCTTGTCCTTGATATGTCTCCGCGTGCACTGGAAGAAATTATTTATTTTGCTTCTTATGTTGTAACGGAAAGTGGCGATACACCTCTTGATAAAAAGCAACTTTTATCTGAAAAGGAGTACCGCGCATACCGTGAAAGATACGGAAATACATTCCAAGCATCTATGGGTGCAGAAGCAATTAAAAAGCTACTTCAAGACATCGACTTAGATAAAGAAGTAGATTATTTAAAAGAAGAATTGAAAACAGCACAAGGACAACGCCGCACACGTGCGATCAAGCGTCTAGAAGTGCTGGAGGCATTTCGTGGTTCTGGTAACGAACCATCTTGGATGGTACTTGATGTACTTCCGGTTATTCCACCGGAGCTTCGTCCGATGGTTCAATTGGATGGTGGTCGTTTTGCGACTTCTGACTTGAATGACTTATATCGCCGTGTAATCAACCGCAACAACCGTTTAAAACGTCTTCTTGACCTTGGTGCACCAAGCATCATCGTACAAAACGAGAAGCGTATGCTTCAAGAAGCGGTAGATGCATTAATCGATAACGGTCGTCGTGGTCGTCCAGTAACAGGGCCTGGTAACCGTCCATTAAAATCTCTTTCTCACATGCTAAAAGGTAAGCAAGGCCGTTTCCGTCAAAACCTGCTTGGTAAGCGTGTTGACTACTCTGGTCGTTCTGTTATCGTCGTAGGACCGAACTTGAAAATGTACCAATGTGGTCTTCCAAAAGAGATGGCTCTTGAACTGTTCAAGCCTTTTGTTATGAAAGAGCTTGTAGAAAAAGGATTAGCACATAACATTAAGAGTGCGAAACGAAAGATTGAGCGTGTACAGCCTGAAGTTTGGGACGTATTGGAATCTGTAATTAAAGAGCATCCTGTACTTCTAAACCGTGCCCCAACGCTTCACCGTCTTGGTATTCAAGCGTTTGAACCAACTCTTGTAGAAGGTCGCGCAATCCGTCTGCATCCACTTGTATGTACAGCATATAACGCTGACTTTGATGGAGACCAAATGGCGGTTCACGTACCGCTTTCATCTGAAGCACAAGCGGAAGCTCGTCTATTAATGCTTGCTGCGCAAAACATCCTAAACCCGAAAGATGGAAAACCTGTTGTTACACCATCTCAGGATATGGTATTAGGTAACTATTACCTGACTCTGGAGCGCGAAGGTGCAGTCGGTGAAGGTATGGTATTTAAAGATACAAACGAGGCTTTGCTTGCATATCACAATGGGTATGTACATTTGCATACACGCGTTGCGGTTGCAGCAGGTTCATTAGATAACGAAACGTTTACAGAAGAGCAAAGAGGCATGTTGTTGTTAACAACAGTAGGTAAGTTGATTTTCAACGAAATCCTACCAACTTCTTTCCCTTATATCAATGAGCCTACAAAAGATAACTTAGAGAGAGAAACACCTGCTAAGTACTTTGTTCCAAAAGGCGCAGATATAAAAGCAATTATTGCTGAGCGCGAAGAAGTAGCACCGTTTAAAAAGAAAATCCTGGGTAACATCATTGCGGAAGTATTCAAGCGTTTCAAAATTACAGAAACGTCTCGTATGCTTGACCGTATGAAAAACCTAGGTTTCAGATACTCAACAAAAGCTGGTATTACGGTTGGTGTTGCAGATATCGTAGTATTGGGTGAAAAGGAAGAAATTCTTCGTGAAGCACAGGCGAAGGTAGACACAGTTACAAAGCAATTCCGTCGTGGTTTGATTACAGAGGAAGAGCGCTATGACCGTGTTATCACAATCTGGAGTAATGCAAAGGATGTTATTCAAGGTAAGTTGATGAAATCCTTGAATAAACGCAACCCGATCTTCATGATGAGTGATTCTGGTGCCCGTGGTAACGCATCAAACTTTACGCAGCTTGCAGGTATGCGTGGATTGATGGCCAACCCGTCAGGACGTATTATCGAACTTCCAATTAAATCAAGTTTCCGTGAGGGTCTGACTGTACTAGAGTACTTCATTTCCACGCATGGTGCGCGTAAAGGTCTTGCTGATACAGCGCTTAAGACTGCCGATTCCGGTTACCTGACTCGTCGTCTTGTTGACGTTGCACAGGACGTGATTGTTCGTGAGGATGATTGCGGAACTGATAGAGGCTTGCTTGTACGTGCAATTAAAGAAGGTAATGAAGTCATCGAATCATTATATGATCGTCTAGTAGGTCGCTTTGCAAGAAAAACAATTAAGCACCCAGGTACACATGAAGTGCTGGTTGCTGAAAATGAATTAATTACAGAAGATCTTGCTACAGTTGTGGTAGAAGCTGGTGTAGAAGAAGTACACATCCGCTCTGCGTTCACATGTAATACGCGTCACGGTGTATGTAAGAAATGTTACGGCCGCAACCTTGCGACAGGTACTGATGTAGAAGTCGGCGAAGCAGTAGGTATTATTGCAGCGCAGTCTATCGGTGAGCCTGGAACACAGTTGACGATGCGTACATTCCATACAGGTGGGGTTGCGGGAGATGATATTACACAAGGTCTACCGCGTATTCAAGAGTTGTTTGAAGCACGTAATCCAAAAGGTCAAGCGGTTATTTCTGAGATCGATGGTGTTGTGTCTGCAATCAACGATGTAAAAGATCGTCAAGAAGTAATTATCCAAGGTGATGTAGAGTCACGCCCTTATGTAATTCCATATGGCGCGCGCTTGAAGGTTGCTGAAGGTCAGCAAATTATGCGCGGTCAAGAACTAACAGAGGGTTCTATTGATCCAAAGGAATTACTAAAAGTAAAAGATATTACAGCAGTACAAGAGTACCTATTGCGCGAAGTACAAAAAGTATATCGTATGCAAGGGGTAGAAATCGGCGACAAGCACGTTGAAGTAATGGTACGTCAAATGCTTCGTAAGGTTCGCGTTATGGATGCAGGTGACACAGATGTACTGCCTGGTACACTACTGGATATTCACCAATTTACAGATGCGAACGCGAAAGTATTGCTCGAAGGTAAGCAGCCGGCAACGGCACGTCCTGTCCTTCTTGGTATTACAAAAGCGTCTCTTGAAACGGATTCCTTCTTGTCTGCAGCTTCCTTCCAAGAAACAACACGCGTTCTTACAGATGCAGCAATTAAAGGTAAGCGCGATGAGCTTCTTGGCCTGAAAGAAAATGTTATCATCGGTAAGTTGGTTCCTGCTGGTACGGGTATGAGCCGTTACCGTAAAGTAGAACTTACAAAAACTTCAGCTGAAGATGAAACACTTGAAAACACAGAGGTTTATGTAGAAAGTTAA